The nucleotide window ATGTATATAGCCATATATCCCTAGTTGCCATAAAACCAATTATCGGAAATCCCATGCTAAAAAGCCCTATTTCTACTATGATAAGGGCTTTTTATTTGTAAACTTATAACGTTATGAACAGGAAAGGAATTACGTCATTTTGAACGAAACCATACTAAGCTATAACTATTTACAATTAAGATCAAAGACATTTTGAATAGAGGAAAAAATTTTTACTAACTTTTTAAAAATAGGACTATGTGAAATATCCTTTTTTTATTATAATCTATCTGTATGATGTTACTATGCAATCTTCTCAATTGATCGATGTAATAAAAATCATTTTTAAACCTTTGTTTTTATGGTTACATCCGAGCTAAATAAAATACAAACTGAAGGAGAGTAAACAGCCCTTGGTATTTGCAATTATTTATGAATTTTTATCTTCTCTACTAATCAAACCTGAATCAAAAATTAAAAAACGCGTTAGGTAGACTAACAATTCATATAGGAAAGATAAAGCCCATTGACTTATTAAGTAAATGGGCTTTTTATTCACTCTATTTTTTAAATTTATAAGGCAATGTGGTTACAATGACATTTTTCCGATAAAGAAGGTGAGCCCTTAGTAATAAGCTTGATTGGTTATGCAACGCGTTATGCCAGCTTTTTCTTGTGATAAATTGTGGAATTAAAACAGTGACAGCCATATGGCTATCATCAGCTCGCTCTTCTACACGATCAATAAAGCGTAAAAGAGGTCCGACTAAGCTTCGATATTGTGAGTAGAATGTAACTAAGCGTATATTAGGATATCGTTCGTTCCATATCTCTTCCATTCTCTTTTCACTTTCACGGTCAAATGCCACATGGACCGCAATAACTGTGTCTCCAATAATTTTTGCATAGTTGATTGAATTCTCGACAGCCCTTGTTAAGCCTGCAACTGGTATAATGACTACATTTCCTTCTAATGCTAATGCTTCTTTATCTCCTGGCTTGATACGAAGTTGCTTTCCCACCTCTACATAATGGTTCTTAATACGGTGGAACAGATAGACGATAAGAGGTAAGAAGATTAAAACAGCCCATACTTGTGAGAATTTTGTTGTAAAGAAAATAATCAGTACTGTGAAACTAATAAAAGCTCCTATAAAATTGGTCACTAACTTTCCCTGCCAGCCAGCTGGCTTTTCTTTTACCCATTTTACAATCATACCTGTTTGAGATAGCGTAAATGGAATGAATACTCCAACGGCATATAAAGGAATTAACCGTTCTGTATTGCCTTGAAACGCTATGATGAGTGCAATAGAGGCAATTCCAAGGGTCACAATTCCATTTGAATAGCCTAAACGATCACCACGTATCGTAAACATACGAGGGATATACTTATCTACAGCTAAATTAACAGCTAGTAAAGGAAAGGCTGAAAAGCCTGTATTAGCAGCCAACACTAAAATTAAAGCTGTGGTACCTTGAACAAAATAATAGAAACCATTACGTCCCAACACTTGGGAAGCGAGTTGCGAAACAACCGTCTCCTCTGCTTTAGGTGCAATTCCAAACCAATAAGCCAA belongs to Priestia megaterium and includes:
- a CDS encoding APC family permease; amino-acid sequence: MSYSSIKRLLIGRPLKSKELGEQKLNKIKALAILSSDALSSVAYGPEQVLIVLATIGMIAFWYSIPIGIGVLILLTALILSYRQIIYAYPEGGGAYVVSKHNLGENAGLIAGGSLLVDYILTVSVSISSGTDALTSAFPLLHDYKVIIACLLVILIMILNLRGVTESASALAYPVYLFVLALVLLIGVGIWKVATGQVSPDVHPAIGTAVPGISLFLLLRAFSSGCSALTGVEAISNAVTNFRQPAARNAVRTLVAMGIILAILFSGVMFLAYWFGIAPKAEETVVSQLASQVLGRNGFYYFVQGTTALILVLAANTGFSAFPLLAVNLAVDKYIPRMFTIRGDRLGYSNGIVTLGIASIALIIAFQGNTERLIPLYAVGVFIPFTLSQTGMIVKWVKEKPAGWQGKLVTNFIGAFISFTVLIIFFTTKFSQVWAVLIFLPLIVYLFHRIKNHYVEVGKQLRIKPGDKEALALEGNVVIIPVAGLTRAVENSINYAKIIGDTVIAVHVAFDRESEKRMEEIWNERYPNIRLVTFYSQYRSLVGPLLRFIDRVEERADDSHMAVTVLIPQFITRKSWHNALHNQSSLLLRAHLLYRKNVIVTTLPYKFKK